One Candidatus Aegiribacteria sp. genomic window carries:
- a CDS encoding RNA-binding protein, translated as MENKLFVGGLAWATNDEGLRKAFEEYGVIEEANVVCERDTGRSRGFGFVTFETEDSAKAAQEAMHGQEIDGRQLRVDFANSKPRRN; from the coding sequence ATGGAAAATAAACTATTTGTTGGTGGATTGGCCTGGGCAACAAACGATGAAGGTCTGAGAAAGGCCTTTGAGGAATATGGAGTTATTGAAGAGGCTAACGTAGTTTGCGAAAGAGATACAGGCCGGTCAAGAGGATTCGGGTTTGTAACTTTTGAAACCGAAGATAGCGCAAAAGCAGCCCAGGAGGCCATGCACGGACAGGAAATAGATGGACGCCAGCTCAGAGTGGACTTTGCTAACAGCAAACCAAGACGGAACTAG